Proteins encoded within one genomic window of Humulus lupulus chromosome 1, drHumLupu1.1, whole genome shotgun sequence:
- the LOC133806458 gene encoding E3 ubiquitin-protein ligase BRE1-like 1 isoform X1 produces the protein MLELADVLKSKNEENEAYLSEIETIGQAYDDMQTQNQHLIQQITERDDYNIKLVLEGLRARQLQDKLLMGKRTLEREIQQANSSLNFYDMKAARIEDQKKVHLGMW, from the exons ATGCTGGAGCTCGCTGATGTATTGAAATCCAAAAATGAAGAGAATGAGGCTTACTTGTCTGAAATTGAG ACTATTGGACAAGCATATGATGATATGCAGACTCAAAACCAACATCTAATACAGCAAATAACCGAAAGAGATGATTATAACATAAAG CTTGTTTTGGAGGGTCTGAGGGCAAGACAACTGCAGGATAAGTTATTAATGGGCAAAAGAACATTGGAGAGGGAGATTCAGCAAGCTAATTCATCCCTTAATTTTTATGACATGAAAGCTGCAAGAATTGAAGATCAG AAGAAAGTACATCTTGGGATGTGGTGA
- the LOC133806458 gene encoding E3 ubiquitin-protein ligase BRE1-like 1 isoform X2, producing the protein MLELADVLKSKNEENEAYLSEIETIGQAYDDMQTQNQHLIQQITERDDYNIKLVLEGLRARQLQDKLLMGKRTLEREIQQANSSLNFYDMKAARIEDQLKTCSDQI; encoded by the exons ATGCTGGAGCTCGCTGATGTATTGAAATCCAAAAATGAAGAGAATGAGGCTTACTTGTCTGAAATTGAG ACTATTGGACAAGCATATGATGATATGCAGACTCAAAACCAACATCTAATACAGCAAATAACCGAAAGAGATGATTATAACATAAAG CTTGTTTTGGAGGGTCTGAGGGCAAGACAACTGCAGGATAAGTTATTAATGGGCAAAAGAACATTGGAGAGGGAGATTCAGCAAGCTAATTCATCCCTTAATTTTTATGACATGAAAGCTGCAAGAATTGAAGATCAG TTGAAGACTTGCTCAGATCAGATTTAG